In the Malania oleifera isolate guangnan ecotype guangnan chromosome 1, ASM2987363v1, whole genome shotgun sequence genome, one interval contains:
- the LOC131159924 gene encoding E3 ubiquitin-protein ligase At4g11680-like, which produces MVIKNLVSFIFNLIGLRGRRRIKARACCVAVTEAGSPGNVSGLPVRSRSDGEEGGAEEGDDDLCCVCLCRLMEGGDEKVRVLPCLHRFHGVCVDKWFSVCRRTCPVCRFSMEGDRKRFEKMEQLTEEMVTWFSSFHVAGF; this is translated from the coding sequence ATGGTCATCAAGAACTTGGTGTCCTTCATCTTCAACCTCATCGGTTTAAGAGGGCGGCGGAGAATCAAGGCGAGGGCATGTTGTGTGGCGGTGACCGAAGCGGGCAGCCCGGGGAATGTGTCGGGGTTGCCTGTGCGATCGAGGTCGGATGGGGAAGAGGGTGGTGCGGAGGAGGGGGATGATGACTTGTGCTGCGTGTGTTTGTGCAGGTTAATGGAAGGAGGAGATGAGAAGGTGCGGGTTCTTCCCTGCTTGCATCGGTTTCATGGGGTGTGCGTCGACAAGTGGTTTAGTGTTTGCCGGAGAACATGTCCGGTTTGTCGGTTTTCAATGGAAGGAGATAGGAAGAGGTTTGAGAAAATGGAGCAGCTGACAGAGGAGATGGTCACCTGGTTTTCTTCTTTCCATGTGGCTGGCTTTTGA